The following coding sequences lie in one Kribbella sp. NBC_00709 genomic window:
- a CDS encoding serine hydrolase, whose protein sequence is MKRLAALTIASAVMLTMGTPAVAGGNNSGWFDHPYDGYAPKSTLLRDSTPAAAGLDPAPIDAALTQVAGWTQPSGTTKPLYAGAVTLLGHDGKIVTRTATGLALKYADGAGTELPPDQQIPMRTDTIFDMASVSKLFTSIVVLQLVEKGKIDLDAPIATYVPEFAENGKAAITVRQALTHTTGLPSWLPLWSAQPDPASRLHMALTAKLLNPPGSTYLYSDLNLISLGEVAHRVTGKTLDKLVADGITKPLQMRDTGYNPDPKKKPRIAATEYQTAPPRGMVWGEVHDENAWSLGGVAGHAGVFSTADDLAVLAQTFLNGGSYRGARILKESSVTAMITNFNQGFPGNDHGLGFELNQRWYMGGLSGPRAAGHTGYTGTSIVIDFDSRSFAILLTNRVHPSRDWGSNNPARRAVTQALALALGVGPRHGKDAWFSGTTDNATTTLSTNVAVPAGGAKLAFDLFVDTEDSDLLYLETSTDGATWNKVPFTVRDRGSVVDHDGSISGSGDRHWHQVTAELGTGAQTIRWRYTSDPLYQGRGVYVDGVKITSGTGVLLDGERTPESFTATGWRLSRR, encoded by the coding sequence ATGAAACGGCTCGCCGCGCTCACGATTGCTTCGGCGGTGATGCTGACGATGGGAACGCCTGCGGTTGCTGGCGGCAACAATTCCGGCTGGTTCGACCACCCGTACGACGGGTACGCGCCGAAGTCCACGCTGCTGCGCGACTCGACCCCGGCGGCCGCGGGCCTGGACCCGGCGCCGATCGACGCGGCCCTGACCCAGGTGGCCGGCTGGACGCAGCCCAGCGGGACCACGAAGCCGTTGTACGCCGGCGCGGTCACGCTGCTCGGCCACGACGGGAAGATCGTCACCCGGACGGCCACCGGCCTGGCCCTGAAGTACGCCGACGGCGCCGGGACCGAGCTGCCCCCGGACCAGCAGATCCCGATGCGGACCGACACGATCTTCGACATGGCGTCGGTGTCCAAGCTGTTCACGTCGATCGTGGTGCTGCAGCTGGTCGAGAAGGGCAAGATCGACCTGGACGCGCCGATCGCGACGTACGTCCCGGAGTTCGCGGAGAACGGCAAAGCGGCGATCACCGTCCGGCAGGCGCTCACGCACACCACCGGGCTGCCGTCCTGGCTGCCGTTGTGGAGTGCGCAGCCTGATCCGGCCTCCCGGCTGCACATGGCGCTCACCGCCAAGCTCCTGAACCCGCCGGGCAGCACCTACCTCTACAGCGACCTGAACCTGATCTCCCTCGGCGAGGTCGCGCACCGGGTCACCGGCAAGACGCTCGACAAGCTCGTCGCCGACGGCATCACCAAACCGCTGCAGATGCGCGACACCGGCTACAACCCGGACCCGAAGAAGAAGCCGCGGATCGCGGCCACGGAGTACCAGACCGCGCCGCCGCGCGGGATGGTCTGGGGCGAGGTGCACGACGAGAACGCCTGGTCCCTGGGCGGCGTCGCCGGCCACGCGGGCGTTTTCAGTACGGCCGACGACCTCGCCGTACTGGCGCAGACGTTCCTGAACGGCGGCAGCTACCGCGGCGCCCGGATCCTGAAGGAATCCTCGGTGACCGCGATGATCACGAACTTCAACCAGGGCTTCCCGGGCAACGACCACGGCCTCGGCTTCGAGCTCAACCAGCGCTGGTACATGGGCGGCCTGTCCGGACCGCGGGCGGCCGGCCACACCGGGTACACCGGCACGTCGATCGTGATCGACTTCGACTCGCGGTCGTTCGCGATCCTGCTGACCAACCGGGTCCACCCTTCGCGTGACTGGGGTAGCAACAATCCGGCCCGGCGGGCTGTCACCCAGGCCCTCGCACTGGCCCTGGGTGTCGGCCCACGCCACGGCAAGGACGCCTGGTTCTCCGGTACGACGGACAACGCGACCACGACCCTCTCGACGAATGTCGCCGTACCGGCGGGTGGCGCGAAGCTGGCCTTCGACCTGTTCGTCGACACCGAGGACTCGGATCTGCTGTATCTGGAGACTTCGACCGACGGGGCCACTTGGAACAAGGTGCCTTTTACAGTGCGCGATCGCGGGTCCGTGGTGGACCACGACGGGTCGATCAGCGGCTCCGGCGACCGGCACTGGCATCAGGTGACGGCCGAGCTCGGCACCGGCGCGCAGACGATCCGCTGGCGCTACACGAGCGACCCGCTGTACCAGGGCCGCGGCGTCTACGTCGACGGTGTGAAGATCACGAGCGGGACTGGTGTTCTTCTCGACGGTGAACGAACGCCTGAATCATTTACCGCAACAGGTTGGAGACTTTCGCGTCGGTGA
- a CDS encoding MurR/RpiR family transcriptional regulator — protein MNSTTSPEPTGPLLVRVRAVMPALAPAEQRVANAVLADPGGVAAMTISELAEVASTSETTVIRFCKQIGVPGYPQLRLQLAAQSATESLRPEVGGDIEPGDSLADVVSKVAFADERAVRETAQQIDVDALAKVVDAVVKASRVDLYGFAASAFVALDLQQKLHRIRRVAFAWSDVHIALTSAALLGEGDVAIGISHTGTTVEVVEALEEAAKHGATTVAVTNFPRSPLARTADLVLTTAARETTYRSGAMASRIAQLTVIDCLFIGVAQQVLPDARKALEETASAVRGHRLKGSE, from the coding sequence ATGAATTCAACGACCTCTCCAGAACCCACGGGGCCGCTGCTGGTCCGGGTCCGCGCGGTGATGCCCGCGCTGGCGCCGGCCGAGCAGCGGGTGGCGAACGCGGTCCTCGCGGACCCGGGCGGAGTGGCGGCGATGACGATCTCCGAACTGGCCGAGGTGGCCTCCACCTCGGAGACCACGGTCATCCGGTTCTGCAAGCAGATCGGCGTCCCCGGCTACCCGCAGCTGCGCCTGCAGTTGGCGGCCCAGTCGGCGACGGAGAGCCTCCGGCCGGAGGTGGGCGGCGACATCGAGCCCGGCGATTCACTGGCCGACGTGGTCAGCAAGGTCGCGTTCGCCGACGAGCGGGCGGTCCGGGAGACCGCGCAGCAGATCGACGTGGATGCCCTGGCCAAGGTCGTCGACGCGGTCGTGAAGGCCTCGCGGGTCGACCTGTACGGCTTCGCCGCCAGCGCATTCGTGGCCCTCGACCTGCAGCAGAAGCTGCACCGGATCCGCCGTGTGGCGTTCGCCTGGTCCGACGTCCACATCGCGCTGACCAGCGCCGCGCTGCTCGGTGAGGGCGACGTCGCGATCGGCATCTCGCACACCGGCACCACGGTCGAGGTCGTCGAGGCGCTCGAGGAGGCCGCCAAGCACGGCGCCACCACGGTCGCGGTAACAAATTTCCCGCGGTCGCCGCTGGCTCGAACTGCGGACCTCGTACTGACCACGGCCGCGCGCGAGACGACGTACCGCTCGGGCGCGATGGCTTCGCGAATCGCGCAACTCACAGTGATCGACTGCCTGTTCATCGGGGTCGCGCAGCAGGTGCTGCCGGACGCCCGGAAGGCGCTCGAGGAGACCGCCAGCGCGGTCCGCGGGCACCGGCTCAAAGGATCCGAGTGA
- a CDS encoding exo-beta-N-acetylmuramidase NamZ family protein, whose amino-acid sequence MKRRSLLAGAGALAAAPLIDVPAAQAASKRTVMTGAEVLAKDGWRALAGQKVGVISNPTGILPDYQHIVDTMHASAKVNIVAVFGPEHGFRGSAQAGGSEGDHVDPRTGIMVYDAYGANADKLAGLYAKSGVETVVFDIQDVGARFYTYIWTMFEAMLAAVRTGAKFVVLDRPNPVGGYARGPMLKPGYTSGVGKKEIVQQHGMTVGELARMFNAEYLPLEPNGGRLKELQVIEVSNWKRDQLYDDTGLTWVMPSPNMPTPDTALVYPGLCLFEATNMSEGRGTTRPFELIGAPYVDYRWAQALQTKHIPGVAFREAYFTPTISKNANVLCGGVQVQITDPHRVEAITAATHMIVEARKLYPEFTWREETPPGRWIDLLTGSDRFRTMLLADATAEEIVAAWTSETDAWTARRAKYLLYKGAHR is encoded by the coding sequence ATGAAGCGACGTAGTTTGCTTGCCGGCGCCGGTGCGCTGGCCGCCGCCCCGCTGATCGACGTACCGGCCGCGCAGGCCGCGTCGAAGCGCACTGTGATGACCGGAGCCGAGGTGCTGGCCAAGGACGGCTGGCGAGCGCTGGCCGGGCAGAAGGTCGGCGTGATCAGCAACCCGACCGGGATCCTGCCCGACTACCAGCACATCGTCGACACGATGCACGCGTCCGCGAAGGTGAACATCGTCGCGGTGTTCGGCCCCGAGCACGGCTTCCGCGGCAGCGCGCAGGCGGGCGGGTCGGAGGGCGACCACGTCGACCCGCGCACCGGGATCATGGTCTACGACGCGTACGGCGCGAACGCGGACAAGCTGGCCGGCCTGTACGCCAAGTCCGGGGTCGAGACCGTCGTCTTCGACATCCAGGACGTCGGCGCTCGCTTCTACACCTACATCTGGACGATGTTCGAGGCGATGCTGGCCGCGGTCCGCACCGGCGCGAAGTTCGTCGTCCTCGACCGGCCGAACCCGGTCGGCGGCTACGCCCGCGGTCCGATGCTGAAGCCCGGGTACACGTCGGGCGTCGGCAAGAAGGAGATCGTCCAGCAGCACGGCATGACCGTCGGCGAGCTGGCCCGGATGTTCAACGCGGAGTACCTGCCGCTGGAGCCGAACGGCGGCCGGCTGAAGGAGCTCCAGGTCATCGAGGTGTCGAACTGGAAACGCGACCAGCTGTACGACGACACCGGCCTGACCTGGGTGATGCCGAGCCCGAACATGCCGACGCCGGACACCGCGCTGGTGTACCCGGGCCTGTGCCTGTTCGAGGCGACCAACATGTCCGAGGGCCGCGGTACGACGCGGCCGTTCGAGCTGATCGGGGCGCCGTACGTCGACTACCGGTGGGCGCAGGCGCTGCAGACCAAGCACATCCCGGGCGTCGCGTTCCGGGAGGCGTACTTCACGCCGACGATCAGCAAGAACGCGAACGTGCTGTGCGGCGGCGTCCAGGTGCAGATCACCGACCCGCACCGCGTCGAGGCGATCACCGCGGCGACGCACATGATCGTCGAGGCCCGTAAGCTCTACCCGGAATTCACCTGGCGGGAGGAGACCCCACCCGGCCGGTGGATCGATCTGCTCACCGGATCGGACCGGTTCCGGACCATGCTTTTGGCGGATGCGACCGCCGAGGAGATCGTGGCAGCCTGGACGTCCGAGACCGACGCCTGGACGGCCCGACGGGCGAAGTACCTTCTGTACAAGGGCGCGCACCGATGA
- the murQ gene encoding N-acetylmuramic acid 6-phosphate etherase → MTSPTEQRNPRTLAIDAVGTSEILQLVNNEDARVAGAVSAVIPELTKAVDAAVEAVRGGGRVHYFGAGTSGRLAVLDAAELLPTFHVPDGLVVAHHAGGMEALLRAVENVEDSEAGGAADAATVTGQDLVVGLAASGSTPYVAGALKAARAAGATTVLITSNPDAPLAPLADVVIAADTGPEVIAGSTRLKAGTAQKMILNAFSTTLMIKLGRTWSNLMVDLVATNKKLRGRMLRILAEATGADDAACEAALAEADGELKPALVHLLTGTPIAAARAALEAAHGRVATALAELGNPS, encoded by the coding sequence GTGACCTCACCGACCGAGCAGCGCAACCCGAGGACGCTCGCCATCGATGCGGTGGGCACGTCCGAGATCCTCCAACTGGTCAACAACGAGGACGCCCGGGTCGCGGGCGCCGTCAGCGCGGTGATCCCGGAGCTCACCAAGGCCGTCGACGCCGCCGTAGAGGCGGTCCGCGGCGGCGGGCGCGTGCACTACTTCGGCGCCGGTACGTCGGGCCGCCTGGCGGTCCTGGACGCCGCCGAACTGCTGCCCACGTTCCACGTGCCGGACGGTCTGGTGGTCGCCCACCACGCCGGCGGGATGGAGGCGCTGCTGCGCGCGGTCGAGAACGTCGAGGACTCCGAGGCGGGTGGCGCCGCGGACGCGGCCACAGTCACCGGCCAGGACCTCGTCGTCGGCCTCGCCGCTTCCGGAAGTACGCCGTACGTCGCCGGCGCCCTGAAGGCCGCCCGCGCGGCCGGGGCGACCACCGTGCTGATCACGTCGAACCCGGACGCCCCGCTGGCGCCGCTGGCCGACGTGGTGATCGCGGCGGACACCGGCCCCGAGGTGATCGCCGGCTCGACCCGGCTGAAGGCCGGCACCGCGCAGAAGATGATCCTGAACGCGTTCTCGACGACGCTGATGATCAAGCTCGGCCGCACCTGGTCCAACCTGATGGTCGACCTGGTAGCGACCAACAAGAAGCTCCGCGGCCGGATGCTCCGCATCCTCGCCGAGGCCACCGGCGCCGACGACGCCGCCTGCGAGGCCGCCCTGGCCGAGGCCGACGGCGAGCTCAAGCCCGCCCTGGTCCATCTGCTCACCGGCACCCCGATCGCCGCCGCCCGAGCCGCCCTGGAGGCCGCTCACGGCCGCGTGGCCACCGCCCTGGCCGAGCTAGGCAACCCCAGCTGA
- a CDS encoding ketol-acid reductoisomerase, whose amino-acid sequence MFQVESMVVPGGTESIVRGGRDLFPLLPEALHGVERIGVLGWGPQGRAQALNLRDSLAGTGITVSVGLRPGSASAEDVRTQGFTEENGTLGDWLEVAEASDLVILLIADAALAANHEQIFGVLKPGATIGLSHGFLLGHLTAVGSDFPEGHPVIAVCPKGMGDSVRRLYRQGETVNGAGINASIAVHADPDGHGWDRALAWSIGLGSPYTFATTLADEYRSDIVGERAVLLGAVHGLVEALYRYFRIDGADPVTAYERSTEAITGPIAQTISIDGLVAVRAASGDVDLFDRAYSAAYGPARDLVAEIYDEVADGTELRSVILAEQRLATRPMTEIGGSPMWSHSAEVHANRATAAQKIDPVTAGLFVATMMAQVDEFAARGHAWSEIVNESVIEAVDSLLPYMHARDVAYMVDNCSRTARLGTRRWGPRFQAAYEQIALPHLDHPADPALVKDFEDNPAHDALAAAAKLRPSLDISV is encoded by the coding sequence GTGTTTCAGGTCGAGAGCATGGTCGTGCCGGGTGGGACGGAGTCCATCGTCCGGGGTGGGCGGGATCTGTTTCCGTTGCTGCCTGAGGCGCTGCATGGGGTGGAGCGCATCGGGGTGCTGGGGTGGGGGCCGCAGGGGCGGGCGCAGGCGTTGAATCTGCGGGACTCGCTCGCCGGGACCGGGATCACTGTGAGCGTTGGGCTTCGGCCGGGGTCAGCGTCTGCAGAGGATGTTCGGACGCAGGGGTTCACCGAAGAGAACGGGACGTTGGGGGACTGGCTGGAGGTTGCTGAAGCTTCGGATCTGGTCATTCTGCTGATCGCGGATGCGGCGCTGGCGGCGAACCACGAGCAGATCTTCGGCGTACTGAAGCCCGGCGCGACCATTGGCCTGTCCCACGGATTCCTCCTCGGGCACCTCACGGCGGTCGGGTCGGACTTCCCCGAAGGGCATCCGGTGATCGCGGTGTGCCCGAAGGGGATGGGAGATTCTGTCCGCCGTCTCTACCGGCAAGGTGAAACGGTCAACGGGGCCGGGATCAACGCGAGCATCGCCGTCCACGCGGATCCGGACGGGCACGGGTGGGACCGGGCGCTGGCGTGGTCGATCGGGCTCGGGTCGCCGTACACGTTCGCGACCACGCTGGCCGACGAGTACCGGTCCGACATCGTCGGCGAGCGGGCGGTCCTGCTCGGGGCGGTGCACGGGCTGGTGGAGGCGCTGTACCGGTACTTCCGGATCGACGGGGCCGACCCGGTGACGGCGTACGAGCGTTCCACCGAGGCGATCACCGGGCCGATCGCGCAGACGATCTCGATCGACGGGCTGGTCGCGGTCCGGGCGGCGAGTGGGGATGTCGACCTGTTCGACCGCGCGTACTCCGCGGCGTACGGGCCGGCCCGGGATCTGGTCGCGGAGATCTACGACGAAGTTGCCGATGGCACCGAACTGCGCAGCGTGATCCTGGCCGAGCAACGGCTCGCGACCCGCCCGATGACCGAGATCGGCGGCAGCCCGATGTGGTCCCACAGCGCCGAGGTGCACGCCAACCGAGCAACAGCAGCTCAGAAGATCGATCCGGTGACCGCGGGGTTGTTCGTGGCGACGATGATGGCGCAGGTGGACGAGTTCGCCGCTCGTGGGCACGCCTGGTCGGAGATCGTCAACGAGTCGGTGATCGAGGCGGTCGACTCGCTGCTGCCGTACATGCATGCCCGCGACGTCGCGTACATGGTCGACAACTGCTCCCGGACCGCCCGCCTCGGCACCCGGCGCTGGGGTCCGCGGTTCCAGGCGGCGTACGAGCAGATCGCGCTTCCGCACCTCGACCACCCCGCAGACCCCGCGCTGGTCAAGGACTTCGAGGACAACCCGGCGCACGACGCCCTGGCCGCAGCCGCCAAGCTCCGCCCGTCGCTGGACATCTCCGTTTAG
- a CDS encoding glycoside hydrolase family 3 N-terminal domain-containing protein, with amino-acid sequence MELTRRQTLGLAAATVAGTTVAATTPADARPDPWVRDTLRRMTLEQKVGQLFVCYAYGPAADTADARNTSLYGVATPAEVVAKFNLGGVIYFTWTDSTKDPQQIARLSNGLQEASLASTGVPLQIGTDQEHGSVVRVGPPATQFPGGMALGATRSAAYARSAGAIAGRELKALGITTDFAPDADVNVNPLNPVIGVRSVSSDPALVAELVAAQVKGYQRDGRVVSTAKHFPGHGDTATDSHTGIPVIGHTRDEWTRIDLPPFQAAIRAGIQSIMTAHIVVPALDPSGDPATLSRPILTGILRAQLGFDGVVITDSLGMQGVRDKYGDAEIPLRAIEAGVDQLLMPVDPGLAYNSVLDAVRSGRICEARIDESVQRILALKHTTGLVDHPYVDLARVAKIIGTPANYAEAQRIADRSTTLLRNDAGLLPLSPAPRTVLVTGYSPAALATALQGRGATAIVKDTGTTPTDAKIADAVATVADLTVVLTNKAWDTAVTDKQAKQQKLVNALLATDRPVIVVPVRDPYDVAYFDPAPTTLVTYGSTAPSMEALAKVLYGEIAPTGKLPVEIPAKADPTQIVHPFDHGLTFDPQQTRLTVASYNIHAGAGEDNVFDLDRTAQALKALDADIIGLQEVDVHWDARSQWLDTLSELAAKLGLHSAFAPIYDLDPPAAGQPRRQYGVGLLSRFPLVHTENHSITRLSTQDPNPIPAPAPGFLEAELDVRGRRLHMYCTHLDYRADPSVRMLQVADTVKILAQDRRKDLQVLVGDFNAEADAPELAGLWTRLTDSWTAAGSTTGGPYTYPAVAADKRIDFVTVGTNLNVLRAEVPAEVPVDQAASDHRPMIADLAFRP; translated from the coding sequence ATGGAACTGACCCGCCGCCAGACCCTCGGACTCGCGGCGGCAACCGTCGCCGGAACGACGGTCGCCGCCACCACGCCCGCTGACGCCCGCCCGGACCCCTGGGTCCGCGACACCCTGCGCCGGATGACACTCGAGCAGAAGGTCGGCCAGCTCTTCGTCTGCTACGCCTACGGTCCGGCGGCCGACACCGCCGACGCCCGCAACACCAGCCTGTACGGCGTGGCCACGCCGGCCGAGGTGGTCGCGAAGTTCAACCTCGGCGGCGTCATCTACTTCACCTGGACCGACTCGACGAAGGACCCGCAGCAGATCGCCCGGCTGTCGAACGGCCTGCAAGAGGCGTCGCTGGCCAGCACCGGCGTCCCGCTGCAGATCGGCACCGACCAGGAGCACGGCTCGGTCGTCCGGGTCGGTCCGCCCGCGACCCAGTTCCCCGGCGGCATGGCGCTCGGCGCGACCCGCTCGGCGGCGTACGCGCGCTCGGCCGGTGCGATCGCGGGCCGCGAGCTGAAGGCGCTCGGGATCACCACCGACTTCGCGCCGGACGCCGACGTCAACGTGAACCCGCTGAACCCGGTGATCGGAGTCCGCTCGGTCTCGTCCGACCCGGCCCTGGTCGCCGAGCTCGTCGCCGCCCAGGTCAAGGGCTACCAGCGCGACGGCCGGGTCGTCTCGACCGCGAAGCACTTCCCCGGCCATGGCGACACCGCGACCGACAGCCACACCGGCATCCCGGTGATCGGTCACACCCGGGACGAGTGGACCCGGATCGACCTGCCGCCGTTCCAGGCCGCGATCCGGGCCGGCATCCAGTCGATCATGACCGCGCACATCGTCGTACCGGCGCTCGATCCGTCCGGTGACCCGGCGACGTTGAGCCGGCCGATCCTGACCGGGATCCTGCGTGCGCAGCTCGGGTTCGACGGGGTCGTGATCACCGACTCGCTGGGGATGCAGGGCGTCCGGGACAAGTACGGCGACGCCGAGATCCCGCTCCGGGCGATCGAGGCCGGCGTCGACCAGCTGCTGATGCCGGTCGATCCCGGACTCGCGTACAACTCGGTCCTCGACGCGGTCCGCAGCGGCCGGATCTGCGAGGCCCGGATCGACGAGAGCGTGCAGCGCATTCTCGCCCTCAAGCACACGACCGGCCTCGTCGACCACCCGTACGTCGACCTTGCCCGGGTCGCCAAGATCATCGGTACGCCGGCCAACTACGCGGAGGCCCAGCGGATCGCCGACCGCAGTACGACGCTCCTCAGGAACGACGCCGGCCTGCTGCCGCTGTCCCCCGCACCACGGACGGTTCTCGTGACCGGATACAGCCCCGCCGCCCTGGCGACGGCCTTGCAGGGCCGCGGCGCGACGGCGATCGTGAAGGACACCGGCACGACCCCGACCGACGCCAAGATCGCCGACGCGGTCGCTACGGTCGCGGATCTCACCGTTGTGCTGACCAACAAGGCGTGGGACACCGCGGTCACCGACAAGCAAGCCAAGCAGCAGAAGCTCGTCAACGCGCTGCTCGCGACCGACCGACCGGTGATCGTGGTGCCGGTCCGCGACCCGTACGACGTCGCGTACTTCGACCCCGCACCGACGACGCTGGTCACCTACGGCAGCACCGCACCGTCGATGGAGGCGCTCGCCAAGGTCCTGTACGGCGAGATCGCCCCGACCGGCAAGCTGCCCGTGGAGATCCCGGCCAAGGCCGACCCGACCCAGATCGTGCACCCGTTCGATCACGGGCTCACCTTCGACCCGCAGCAGACCCGGCTGACCGTTGCCTCGTACAACATTCATGCCGGCGCGGGCGAGGACAACGTCTTCGACCTCGACCGCACCGCGCAGGCCCTGAAGGCACTCGACGCCGACATCATCGGACTGCAGGAAGTCGACGTCCACTGGGATGCGCGGAGTCAGTGGCTCGACACCCTGTCAGAGCTGGCGGCCAAGTTGGGTCTGCACTCGGCGTTCGCACCGATCTACGACCTCGATCCGCCGGCAGCCGGCCAGCCGCGGCGTCAGTACGGCGTCGGCCTGCTCTCCCGCTTCCCGCTCGTCCACACCGAGAACCACTCGATCACCCGGCTGTCCACGCAGGACCCGAACCCGATCCCTGCGCCGGCGCCCGGCTTCCTGGAGGCCGAGCTCGATGTCCGCGGGCGCCGGTTGCACATGTACTGCACGCACCTGGACTACCGGGCGGATCCTTCGGTACGGATGCTGCAGGTCGCGGACACCGTCAAGATCCTGGCCCAGGACCGCCGGAAGGATCTGCAGGTCCTCGTCGGTGACTTCAACGCCGAGGCCGACGCGCCTGAGCTGGCCGGGTTGTGGACCCGGCTCACCGACTCGTGGACGGCAGCCGGTTCGACGACCGGCGGGCCGTACACCTACCCGGCGGTGGCCGCCGACAAGCGGATCGACTTCGTCACGGTGGGTACTAACCTGAATGTGCTCCGTGCCGAGGTGCCTGCCGAAGTCCCCGTCGACCAGGCCGCCAGCGACCACCGCCCGATGATCGCCGACCTCGCGTTCCGTCCCTGA
- a CDS encoding low temperature requirement protein A gives MTPSTTRSRLVPMRPRDPHEPGRTASSLELFFDLVFVVAVSVAAAQLHHALSEKHIAEGLMSYGMVFFAIWWAWMNFTWFATSFATDDWLYRVLTIVQMSGVLVLAAGIEPVFADRDFTVVVFGYVVMRVAMIAQWLRASRSAGESRQVALRYAGLIAIVQVLWLTTLVMSGTTVVIAWCVFVLAELAVPVLAERRWTTPWHPHHITERYGLFTLILLGESLLASANAIIEAVHDHESLGPLIALSVLTLVVTAAMWWIYFWPPHHTAITSFASSLRYGYTHYFVFAAAGAFSAGIEVEIDSITHHTELSEVAASYTVTIPIAIFVLGIWWIAIRANADRVVNLVVPLGAVLVLLDPLIPIPFALTAFFMAAIVATLVLRPPLTESAGVA, from the coding sequence ATGACGCCAAGTACGACGCGGTCGCGGCTGGTTCCGATGCGGCCGCGGGACCCGCACGAGCCCGGCCGGACCGCGTCGTCGCTGGAGCTGTTCTTCGACCTGGTGTTCGTGGTCGCGGTCAGCGTCGCCGCGGCCCAGCTCCACCACGCGCTGTCCGAGAAGCACATCGCCGAGGGCCTGATGTCCTACGGGATGGTGTTCTTCGCGATCTGGTGGGCGTGGATGAACTTCACCTGGTTCGCCACGTCCTTCGCGACCGACGACTGGCTGTACCGGGTGCTCACGATCGTGCAGATGAGCGGCGTCCTGGTGCTGGCCGCCGGGATCGAGCCGGTCTTCGCCGACCGCGACTTCACCGTGGTGGTGTTCGGGTACGTCGTGATGCGGGTCGCGATGATCGCGCAGTGGCTGCGGGCGTCACGCTCGGCCGGGGAGAGCCGGCAGGTGGCCCTGCGCTACGCCGGCCTGATCGCGATCGTGCAGGTGCTGTGGCTGACCACGCTGGTGATGTCGGGGACGACGGTGGTCATCGCCTGGTGCGTGTTCGTGCTCGCCGAGCTCGCCGTACCGGTGCTGGCGGAGCGGCGCTGGACGACGCCCTGGCACCCGCACCACATCACCGAGCGGTACGGGCTGTTCACCCTGATCCTGCTCGGCGAGAGCCTGCTCGCCTCCGCCAACGCGATCATCGAGGCCGTCCACGACCACGAGTCGCTCGGGCCGCTGATCGCCCTCTCCGTGCTCACACTCGTCGTCACGGCGGCGATGTGGTGGATCTACTTCTGGCCGCCGCACCACACCGCGATCACGTCGTTCGCGAGCTCGCTGCGGTACGGGTACACCCACTACTTCGTCTTCGCCGCGGCCGGTGCGTTCTCGGCCGGGATCGAGGTGGAGATCGACAGCATCACCCACCACACCGAGCTGAGCGAGGTCGCCGCGTCCTACACGGTGACGATCCCGATCGCGATCTTCGTCCTCGGCATCTGGTGGATCGCGATCCGCGCCAACGCCGACCGCGTCGTCAACCTTGTCGTACCGCTGGGCGCGGTTCTCGTCCTGCTGGATCCCCTGATCCCGATCCCGTTCGCTCTCACCGCGTTCTTCATGGCGGCGATCGTCGCCACCTTGGTCCTCAGACCCCCGCTGACAGAATCAGCTGGGGTTGCCTAG